The Porphyrobacter sp. LM 6 sequence GGCCTCGGCCCGCATCCCGGCGCGTTCACGGATGATCACCTTGTGCATGCGTTCGCCCTTCTCGCCCGCTTCGGCAGCGCCGTCGCCGGTGGTGAAGACCATCACTTCGACATCGCCTTCGGGCGGTTCGGGCGCTTCGGGGGGTTCGGGCGCCTCGGGGGCTTCCGGCGGCAACGGCGCATCAGGGGCCGAAGGCGGCGCGGGGGGAGCCGGCGGCTCCGGCGCTTCCAGCGTCGCGTCGGACGCGGCATAGCTGATCGAGGCGGTCAGCGGCAGGGCCAGCAGGCCGGCGCCAAGCAGGGCGCTACCGGCAAGGCGGCGGCGCAGGGAAATATGGGACATCGACAGGCTCCTTAAACGGTGAATGATGGATTTCTCGCCCAGCACCGGACAGGCCATCGGCGCGCTCAGCGCGGCATGGCTCGCGGCACCGGGATTGGCGGCAAAGCGGGCAATCAAGGTCGCATAGGCGGCGCGCTCGGCGGCGGAGCGGCGGGCCATAACGCGGGCATCGCAGGCCGCCTCCTGATCGCGGCGCAGCGCCAGCCAGCCATAGCGGCCAAGCGGATTGAACCAGTGCAGCGCGAACAGCGGCTGGACGAGCACATTGACTAGCAGATCCCCGCCCCGATGGTGCGCCAGCTCGTGCGCCAAAGCGAAATCGCGGGCCTGCCGGTCATGCAGCGCCATGAAGCCGGGCGGCAGCGCGATCACCGGATCGAGCACGCCGAACGCGAGCGGCGCTGAGGTCGCCGGCGTTTCGACAAGGCGCACCCGGGCCATCAGACCACGGGTCGATCCCACTTCGCGCGCTTCGGCCAGCAAGGCATCGCGCAATTCGAAATAGGCGGCAAAGCGGCGGCACAGGAACACCCCGGCCCCGACGACCCACGCCAGCAGCAGCGCATCGAGCCACGGCCACTCGGCCATCATGGCGATCAGATCGAAGCCCGGTTGCGGCGCGGCCTCGGCAGGGGTGGTCAGCGGAGCGGGCACGGCACCGGCGGGGGCCTCTATCGCGGCCTGCCAGACTGCCGGATCGCCCGGCGGGGGCGCGTCGGCGAGCAGCTCGGCGGGGGGCGTGGCGGGCACGGCCTCGGCGGGCGCCATCCATGCGGGCAGCGTGACCGGCGGCAACACCAGACGCGCGGCCGGGATCAACCACAAGGCATAGGCCATCTGCGGCCCGAACCAGCGCGACACGGGGCGGCGCACCAGCAGCACAGCAGCGATCAGCACGCCGGTCCATGCCAGCGTTTCCAGCAGCACCGCGCTCATGGCCGGAGCTCCTTGAGCAGCGCCTCGATCTCGTCGAGATCGGCCTCGCTCAGCGCCTCGCTCTCGGCAAGGTGCGCCACCAGCGAGGCGGCGCGACCGCCGAACAGGCGATCGACCAGCCGGCGCGATTCCCCGCCGATGTAATCCTCGCGGGCGATGATGGGGGTATAGAGGAAGCGGCGCCCGTCGGGTTCAGCCGCGAGCGCGCCCTTCTGCACCAGCCGCGACAGCAGCGTCTTGACTGTGGCAAGGCTCCATCCACGTTCGGCGCAGACCGTGTCACACACATCGGCGGCAGTCTGGCGCGGACGATCCCACAGCGCTTCCATCACCGCGTGTTCGGCATCGGTGATGCGTTCGCCAATCGGTTCATCAGGGGTTGTCACGCAGATCCTCCCTCTCGGTTGATTACACCTGTAGTCATATCGACTACGGCTGTAAACATTGCCGCTCGATGAACGGCACGGCGAACCGCTTGCACATCGGCAAACGGGCGATACATCCGGACGAATGACATATCGCCGCCTCGCCGCCGCCGCTGCGCTGCTTGTTTCGCTGGGCACCGCCCTGCCCCTCGCGACTCCTGCCGCAGCGCAAGATGCCTTTCTACCGCAGACCAGCCCGGTCGAGCTGCTGCCCGGCCAGCCCGACGCGGAAGTCGGCGAGCTGATCTTTCGCGGCGGCGTGGAGATCGCGCCCGACAAGGCCGGGATCGGCGGCATTTCGAGCCTTGAGTGGCACGACGGACAGTTGATCGCGATTGCCGATGACGGGCGCTGGATGACGCTCACCCCCGAAGATGTCGGGCCGCGTCTCGTCGATATCTCGGAAGTGACCATCGGCGAGTTGCGCGATGCCAGGGGCGGCAAGCTCGGCTCCAAGGAGCGCGGCGATGCCGAGGCAATCACCCGTCTAGCCTCCGGCGAATGGCTGGTCGCCTTCGAGCAGGACCATCGCATCTGGCGTTACGCCGCACTCGGCGAAGCGGCGGTGGGCAGCGAGGATCGCGCCGCCGCGCTGGTGGCGGGCGCCGCGCCCAATGACGGGATCGAGACCCTCTCCGCATATCCCGGCGGTCTCGTCGCGTGCGGCGAATGGGCCGATCCGGCGCATCCCAATTGCCTGCGGATCACCGGCGCAGGCGCGCAAGCATTCCACCTCCCCGCCCCCGAAGGCATTGCCGAGGTCGGCGGCGTGCCGACCGATGCCGCCTGCAAGAGTGATGGCACCTGCTACGTCCTGTTCCGTAGCTATACGCCCGGCGAGGGCAACCGCGCCGCCGTGGTCGCCATCGTGCCCGACGGAGCCGTCACCACCCTCGCTGTGCTGGCGCCGCCGATGATGCTCGACAATTTCGAAGGGCTGGCCGTGCGCGAGGTGCCCGGCAAGACGCTCCTCTACCTCGCCTCGGACGACAATTTCCGCAATTGCGAGACCCGCCCCGGCGCGGGCTGCCAGCGCACGCTGGTGATGAAGTTCGAGATTAAGCGCCCGCCCGAAGCCGCTCCGGTGACCCCGCAGGACTTCGCCGCGACTGCCACCACGCGGCCCGCCACCCGCCCGCATCCCGAAGCGGCCAGCGTCAGCGTGGTGATCACCACCAGCCTCGGCCCCATCACCATCGCGCTCGAAACCGAACGCGCGCCGATCACGGCAGGCAATTTCCTGCGCTATGTCGATGAAAAGCGCTTTGACGGGACGACGTTCTACCGCTCGGTGCATCTCCCTTACGATCCCCAACCCAACGGCTTGGTACAAGCCGGCACCCGCGGCGATCCCAAGCGGAACCGCCCGCCCATCACGCACGAGCCAACCAGCCAGACCGGTCTCACCCACACCCA is a genomic window containing:
- a CDS encoding M56 family metallopeptidase; protein product: MSAVLLETLAWTGVLIAAVLLVRRPVSRWFGPQMAYALWLIPAARLVLPPVTLPAWMAPAEAVPATPPAELLADAPPPGDPAVWQAAIEAPAGAVPAPLTTPAEAAPQPGFDLIAMMAEWPWLDALLLAWVVGAGVFLCRRFAAYFELRDALLAEAREVGSTRGLMARVRLVETPATSAPLAFGVLDPVIALPPGFMALHDRQARDFALAHELAHHRGGDLLVNVLVQPLFALHWFNPLGRYGWLALRRDQEAACDARVMARRSAAERAAYATLIARFAANPGAASHAALSAPMACPVLGEKSIIHRLRSLSMSHISLRRRLAGSALLGAGLLALPLTASISYAASDATLEAPEPPAPPAPPSAPDAPLPPEAPEAPEPPEAPEPPEGDVEVMVFTTGDGAAEAGEKGERMHKVIIRERAGMRAEAAAEAATEAGTKARHIRVVRKFDRDGKPMALDIPRPEGMSKEEHEMMLADLRAGLAEVDKVHAEIPRMVAEAMAEAEAAGAAGQQRVIVKQKCRPGSDEVSETTTAKDGTQVVTICQSRIFASARKGLEEARAEIARDKDIPEDTRKQVLKQLDQQISRFRDSEG
- a CDS encoding BlaI/MecI/CopY family transcriptional regulator, translating into MTTPDEPIGERITDAEHAVMEALWDRPRQTAADVCDTVCAERGWSLATVKTLLSRLVQKGALAAEPDGRRFLYTPIIAREDYIGGESRRLVDRLFGGRAASLVAHLAESEALSEADLDEIEALLKELRP
- a CDS encoding esterase-like activity of phytase family protein; this translates as MTYRRLAAAAALLVSLGTALPLATPAAAQDAFLPQTSPVELLPGQPDAEVGELIFRGGVEIAPDKAGIGGISSLEWHDGQLIAIADDGRWMTLTPEDVGPRLVDISEVTIGELRDARGGKLGSKERGDAEAITRLASGEWLVAFEQDHRIWRYAALGEAAVGSEDRAAALVAGAAPNDGIETLSAYPGGLVACGEWADPAHPNCLRITGAGAQAFHLPAPEGIAEVGGVPTDAACKSDGTCYVLFRSYTPGEGNRAAVVAIVPDGAVTTLAVLAPPMMLDNFEGLAVREVPGKTLLYLASDDNFRNCETRPGAGCQRTLVMKFEIKRPPEAAPVTPQDFAATATTRPATRPHPEAASVSVVITTSLGPITIALETERAPITAGNFLRYVDEKRFDGTTFYRSVHLPYDPQPNGLVQAGTRGDPKRNRPPITHEPTSQTGLTHTHGAVSMAMNGPGTADGDFFIVIENQTGFDAEPTASNPSWQAGFPVFGYVTSGMDVVAAIHAAERDPDAGEAVMRGEMIAQPIRIISARRVAP